One genomic region from Cetobacterium sp. 8H encodes:
- a CDS encoding YfcE family phosphodiesterase, producing MKIVVVTDSHGKVSKFYDIIALENPAEVIWTGDHSWDGEECSFAFPEIKFHIVRGNCDIFDSKFNDNEILDIENKKIFITHGHLYEVKKDMYLLEKISEKYFVDIVCFGHTHIPYLKEKNGIIYFNPGALKDGNYGVIIIENQDIKFEMKKI from the coding sequence ATGAAAATAGTTGTTGTAACAGATTCTCATGGAAAAGTGTCTAAATTTTATGATATAATAGCACTAGAGAATCCTGCAGAAGTTATATGGACTGGAGATCATAGCTGGGATGGGGAAGAATGTTCTTTTGCTTTTCCAGAGATAAAGTTTCATATAGTGAGAGGAAATTGTGATATTTTTGATAGTAAATTTAATGACAATGAGATTCTAGATATAGAGAATAAAAAAATATTTATAACTCATGGACATCTTTATGAGGTAAAAAAAGATATGTATCTACTTGAAAAAATATCAGAAAAATATTTTGTAGATATTGTTTGTTTTGGACATACTCATATTCCATATTTAAAGGAAAAAAACGGAATTATTTACTTTAATCCCGGAGCTTTGAAAGATGGAAATTATGGTGTAATAATAATT
- the gyrA gene encoding DNA gyrase subunit A, giving the protein MSNVNNRYIEEELKQSYLDYSMSVIVSRALPDVRDGLKPVHRRILFAMNEMGMTSDKAYKKSARIVGEVLGKYHPHGDSAVYNTMVRMAQNFAYRYELVDGHGNFGSIDGDSAAAMRYTEARMSKISNELLEDIDKDTIDFRKNFDDSLDEPIVLPAKLPNLLLNGATGIAVGMATNIPPHNLGEVVDGILALIDKRDITPVELMQYIKGPDFPTGGIIDGEAGIYDAYTTGRGRVRVRGKIEIEEAKNGRQSLIINEIPYQLNKSSLIEKIANLVKEKKIVGISDLRDESDRDGIRVVIELKKGEEPELVLNSLYKYTELQTTFGMIMLALVNNVPRVLNLKEILDEYLKHRFEVVTRRTRFNLNKAERREHLLKGFIIALENIDRVIEIVRGSADGNEARVALIDKYGFSEEQSKAILEMRLQRLTGLERDKIDREHAELRTLIVELNEILADENRVYEIIKEELETIKEKYNDPRRTNIEKERMEIRPEDLIKDESVLVTVTNRGYVKRMELDKYKAQKRGGKGVSTQNTIEDDFVERMEVMSNLDTMMVFTDKGRVFHLKVYQIPESSKQARGRLIGNLIKLKEDEKVREIIKIREFSEDKELLFVTRDGMVKKTNLSEYKNINTAGLKAIKVKDGDDIIFVGILPVDSKEQVFLATKLGQSIRFAKDDVRATGRDTSGVKGISLKLNDSVISALLIDDQVNETILTITENGYGKRTRVDEYPLQSRSGKGVINIRCSGKNGEVVAVKPVKDEEELMVITSSGTVIRTPVEQISIIGRATQGVKIMRVSESDSEKVVSIASFKEEETEVEETQE; this is encoded by the coding sequence ATGTCTAATGTGAATAATAGATATATAGAGGAAGAATTGAAACAATCCTATCTAGATTACTCTATGAGTGTTATAGTTAGTAGAGCATTACCAGATGTAAGAGATGGATTAAAACCAGTTCATAGAAGAATACTTTTTGCTATGAATGAGATGGGAATGACAAGTGACAAAGCATATAAAAAGTCAGCGAGAATCGTTGGAGAAGTATTAGGAAAATACCATCCACATGGAGATTCAGCAGTTTATAATACAATGGTTAGAATGGCACAAAACTTTGCCTATAGATATGAATTGGTTGATGGGCATGGAAACTTCGGATCAATAGATGGAGATTCAGCAGCAGCTATGAGATATACTGAAGCTAGAATGTCTAAGATAAGTAATGAACTTTTAGAAGATATAGATAAAGATACAATAGATTTTAGAAAAAACTTTGACGATTCATTGGACGAGCCAATAGTTTTACCTGCAAAATTACCAAATCTTTTATTGAATGGAGCGACAGGAATTGCCGTAGGAATGGCTACAAATATACCGCCTCATAACTTAGGAGAGGTAGTGGATGGAATACTAGCACTAATTGATAAAAGAGATATAACACCAGTAGAGTTAATGCAGTATATTAAAGGTCCAGATTTCCCAACAGGTGGAATAATTGATGGAGAAGCTGGAATATATGATGCATATACAACAGGTAGAGGAAGAGTTAGAGTTAGAGGAAAAATTGAAATAGAAGAAGCTAAAAATGGAAGACAGAGTTTAATAATAAATGAAATTCCATACCAGTTAAACAAATCAAGTTTAATTGAAAAGATAGCTAACTTAGTAAAAGAGAAAAAAATAGTTGGGATATCAGATTTAAGAGACGAATCAGATAGAGACGGTATTAGAGTAGTAATTGAACTAAAAAAAGGTGAAGAGCCAGAGTTAGTACTAAACTCACTATATAAATATACTGAATTACAAACAACATTTGGAATGATAATGCTAGCACTTGTTAACAATGTTCCAAGAGTATTAAATTTAAAAGAAATTTTAGATGAGTATTTAAAGCATAGATTTGAAGTTGTAACTAGAAGAACTAGATTCAATTTAAATAAAGCTGAAAGAAGAGAACATCTACTGAAAGGATTCATAATAGCTCTTGAAAATATTGATAGAGTAATTGAAATAGTAAGAGGATCAGCAGATGGAAATGAAGCAAGAGTAGCTTTAATAGATAAATATGGTTTCAGTGAAGAGCAATCTAAGGCAATACTAGAGATGAGACTTCAAAGATTAACAGGTCTTGAAAGAGATAAAATAGATAGAGAGCATGCTGAATTAAGAACTTTAATAGTTGAGTTAAATGAAATTTTAGCAGATGAAAATAGAGTTTATGAAATTATTAAAGAGGAGCTTGAAACAATAAAAGAGAAATATAACGATCCAAGAAGGACTAATATAGAAAAAGAAAGAATGGAAATTAGACCTGAAGATTTAATTAAAGATGAGAGTGTTCTTGTTACAGTTACAAATAGAGGATATGTAAAAAGAATGGAACTAGATAAGTACAAGGCTCAAAAAAGAGGCGGAAAAGGGGTTTCAACTCAAAATACAATAGAGGATGACTTTGTTGAAAGAATGGAAGTTATGTCTAACTTAGATACTATGATGGTATTTACTGATAAAGGTAGAGTTTTCCACTTGAAAGTTTATCAAATTCCAGAATCTTCTAAACAAGCAAGAGGAAGATTAATCGGAAACTTGATTAAATTAAAGGAAGATGAAAAAGTTAGAGAAATAATAAAAATAAGAGAATTTAGTGAAGATAAAGAACTTTTATTTGTAACAAGAGATGGAATGGTTAAGAAAACGAACCTAAGTGAATATAAGAATATAAACACTGCCGGATTAAAAGCAATAAAAGTAAAAGATGGAGACGATATAATATTTGTTGGAATTTTACCAGTAGACTCTAAAGAACAAGTATTCTTAGCAACAAAATTAGGACAATCGATAAGATTTGCTAAGGATGATGTAAGAGCAACAGGAAGAGATACGAGTGGAGTTAAAGGAATATCATTAAAACTTAATGATAGTGTAATTTCAGCACTGTTAATAGATGATCAAGTAAATGAAACAATACTGACTATAACTGAAAATGGTTATGGTAAGAGAACAAGAGTAGATGAATACCCATTACAATCTAGAAGTGGAAAAGGTGTAATTAACATAAGATGTAGTGGTAAAAATGGAGAAGTAGTAGCAGTAAAACCTGTAAAAGATGAGGAAGAATTAATGGTAATAACATCATCAGGAACTGTTATAAGAACTCCTGTGGAGCAAATATCTATAATTGGAAGAGCAACTCAAGGTGTAAAAATTATGAGAGTAAGTGAATCAGATTCTGAAAAAGTTGTATCAATAGCAAGTTTTAAAGAAGAAGAGACAGAGGTTGAAGAAACTCAAGAATAA
- the gyrB gene encoding DNA topoisomerase (ATP-hydrolyzing) subunit B — protein sequence MTTNNYQAENITVLEGLEAVRKRPGMYIGTTSERGLHHLVWEIVDNSVDEALAGYADRIEVSILPDNIIEVKDNGRGIPVDIHPKYGKSALEIVLTVLHAGGKFENNNYKVSGGLHGVGVSVVNALSEWTEVTVRRAGKIYFQKYFRGVPEKDVAEIGVSDSTGTTVRFKADHEIFETLIYSFSTLETRLRELAYLNKGLHIVLSDLRKEPAKVEDLAFEGGILDYIKEIEKDNTQIIKMPVYMSGEVDNVSVEIAMSYNTNQRETIYSFVNNINTHEGGTHVSGFRTALTRVINDLGKSTGLLKDKDGKLQGSDIREGLTAIVSVKVPQPQFEGQTKTKLGNSEVTGIVSTVAGAQIKMYLEDAPNDLKIIVEKILNSKRAREAAQRARELVLRKSALDVGSLPGKLADCSSKNPDECEVYIVEGDSAGGSAKQGRDRSFQAILPLRGKILNVEKAGLHKALENAEIRAMVTAFGTSIGDNFNIEKRRYGKIIIMTDADVDGAHIRTLILTFLYRYMVDLIHNGNVFIAQPPLFKITQGRTISYAYTDRQLKEIIAGLEGEDKRYTLQRYKGLGEMNPGQLWETTMDPDTRTLLKVTIDDAREADILFDKLMGDKVEPRREFIEEHAEFVKNLDI from the coding sequence ATGACAACGAATAATTATCAAGCGGAAAACATTACGGTTTTAGAAGGTTTAGAAGCTGTAAGAAAAAGACCTGGAATGTATATAGGAACAACTTCAGAGAGAGGATTACATCACTTAGTTTGGGAAATAGTAGATAACTCAGTGGATGAGGCATTAGCTGGATATGCTGACAGAATAGAAGTATCAATACTTCCAGATAACATAATAGAAGTAAAGGATAATGGAAGAGGAATTCCAGTAGATATCCATCCAAAATATGGAAAATCAGCATTAGAAATTGTATTGACTGTACTTCATGCTGGAGGAAAGTTTGAAAACAATAACTATAAAGTTTCTGGAGGACTTCATGGAGTTGGAGTTTCAGTAGTTAATGCCCTATCAGAATGGACAGAAGTAACTGTAAGAAGAGCAGGAAAGATTTATTTTCAAAAATATTTTAGAGGAGTTCCAGAAAAGGATGTTGCAGAAATTGGAGTTTCAGATTCTACAGGAACAACAGTTAGATTTAAAGCAGACCATGAAATTTTTGAAACACTAATTTATAGCTTCTCTACATTAGAGACAAGACTAAGAGAGTTAGCTTATTTAAATAAAGGTCTTCATATAGTTTTATCTGATTTAAGAAAAGAACCTGCAAAAGTTGAAGATTTAGCTTTTGAAGGTGGAATTTTAGATTATATAAAAGAGATAGAAAAAGATAATACTCAAATTATAAAGATGCCTGTATATATGAGTGGAGAAGTGGATAATGTATCTGTAGAAATAGCAATGAGCTACAATACTAATCAAAGAGAAACTATTTATTCATTTGTTAATAATATAAATACTCATGAAGGTGGAACTCATGTAAGTGGTTTTAGAACTGCATTGACAAGAGTTATAAACGATCTTGGAAAGAGTACAGGACTTCTTAAGGATAAAGATGGAAAGCTTCAAGGTTCTGATATTAGAGAGGGATTAACAGCTATTGTTTCAGTAAAAGTTCCTCAACCACAATTTGAAGGTCAGACAAAAACAAAATTAGGTAATAGTGAGGTTACAGGAATAGTTTCAACTGTAGCTGGAGCTCAAATAAAAATGTATTTAGAAGACGCTCCAAATGATTTGAAAATTATTGTAGAAAAAATATTGAACTCAAAAAGAGCAAGAGAAGCGGCTCAAAGAGCAAGAGAGCTAGTTCTTAGAAAATCAGCTTTAGATGTTGGGTCTTTACCAGGAAAATTAGCAGATTGTTCATCTAAAAATCCAGATGAATGTGAAGTATATATAGTTGAGGGAGATTCAGCGGGTGGATCAGCAAAACAAGGAAGAGATAGATCATTCCAAGCTATCTTACCATTAAGAGGAAAAATTCTAAACGTAGAAAAAGCTGGATTACATAAAGCCTTAGAAAATGCAGAAATTAGAGCAATGGTAACAGCATTTGGAACAAGTATCGGAGATAATTTCAATATTGAAAAAAGAAGATATGGAAAGATAATAATAATGACAGACGCGGATGTAGATGGAGCGCATATAAGAACTCTAATATTAACATTCCTTTATAGATACATGGTAGATTTAATTCATAATGGAAATGTTTTTATAGCTCAACCACCTCTGTTTAAGATAACTCAAGGTAGAACAATATCTTATGCTTATACTGATAGACAGTTAAAAGAGATTATAGCTGGACTAGAAGGGGAAGATAAGAGATATACTCTTCAAAGATATAAAGGGTTAGGAGAGATGAATCCTGGGCAACTTTGGGAAACAACTATGGATCCAGATACAAGAACTTTATTGAAAGTTACGATAGATGATGCAAGAGAAGCGGATATATTATTTGATAAACTTATGGGAGATAAAGTAGAGCCAAGAAGAGAATTTATCGAAGAACATGCAGAGTTTGTAAAAAATCTGGATATATAA
- a CDS encoding DUF721 domain-containing protein, producing the protein MGIMSVSEAVEEAVIKSRKLKEGIIRGRWFEIVGNLSTKSEPLWIKEDTLYVLVEDSIYLHHMSMNKNKYLKKIEEILKKVYIKDMRFKVSRVNKVDYFKISLETKENFEKKEFVSELKDLTLEKKIEILKRKSQERDETLKREGYKKCDFCGTMFLGEGKFCKPCSLKKSLDKVLEDKNDNE; encoded by the coding sequence ATGGGCATTATGAGTGTAAGTGAAGCAGTAGAAGAAGCTGTTATAAAAAGTAGAAAGTTAAAAGAAGGAATTATAAGAGGACGTTGGTTTGAAATTGTTGGTAACCTTTCTACAAAAAGTGAGCCTCTGTGGATAAAAGAGGACACTCTCTATGTTTTGGTGGAAGACAGCATATATCTTCACCATATGTCTATGAACAAAAATAAATATTTAAAAAAAATTGAAGAGATTTTAAAAAAAGTTTATATAAAAGATATGAGATTTAAAGTTTCAAGAGTAAATAAAGTAGATTATTTTAAAATCTCTTTGGAGACTAAAGAAAATTTTGAAAAGAAAGAATTCGTTTCAGAATTAAAAGATCTTACTTTGGAAAAGAAAATCGAAATTTTAAAGCGTAAATCTCAAGAGAGAGATGAAACTTTAAAAAGAGAAGGTTACAAAAAATGTGATTTTTGTGGAACTATGTTTTTAGGAGAAGGAAAATTTTGTAAGCCTTGTTCTTTAAAAAAAAGTCTAGATAAGGTATTGGAGGATAAAAATGACAACGAATAA
- a CDS encoding DNA replication/repair protein RecF, which translates to MEILEINYINFRNLEDKNIHFSPRFNLFFGKNGQGKTSILEAIYFSATGKSFRTSKNVELIKYKKEKMGSYISYRDLISEKTLSVKMDKKNKEYNYNGKKIPLDQFYGKVNVVTFIPEDIELITGSPGFRRNFFDGEIAQSNYEYFKHLKDYTKVLKIRNKYLKEKKHKDEVFSIFEDEFIKLAAKIVLKRIDYVKNISIILNLNYRKLFDDKKELSLKYDSFIGEFKGLDLKALEERIRGKIKDLKNQEIRYGYSLVGPQRDDFKFILNEKEAKSYSSQGEKKSIIFSLKLSEIDMVIKERRESPIFLIDDISSYFDSIRKDNIIKYLKKREIQVFISSTTDLNIESKNFRIDKGEIQDGHYECK; encoded by the coding sequence TTGGAAATTCTTGAAATAAATTATATTAACTTTAGAAATCTTGAAGATAAAAATATTCATTTTTCTCCTAGATTTAATCTTTTTTTTGGAAAAAATGGACAAGGTAAAACGAGCATATTAGAAGCGATATATTTTAGTGCAACAGGAAAAAGTTTTAGAACCTCAAAAAACGTAGAATTAATAAAATATAAAAAAGAAAAAATGGGAAGTTATATCTCGTATAGAGATTTAATATCAGAAAAAACTTTGAGTGTAAAGATGGATAAAAAAAATAAAGAGTATAACTATAATGGGAAAAAAATTCCGTTAGATCAATTTTATGGGAAAGTTAATGTTGTGACTTTTATTCCTGAAGATATTGAGCTTATAACTGGTTCACCAGGGTTTAGAAGAAATTTTTTTGATGGAGAAATAGCTCAAAGTAATTATGAATATTTTAAACACCTTAAAGACTACACTAAAGTTTTAAAAATAAGAAACAAATATTTGAAAGAAAAAAAACATAAAGATGAAGTTTTTTCAATTTTTGAGGATGAATTTATTAAATTAGCGGCAAAAATTGTATTAAAAAGAATAGACTATGTAAAGAATATATCAATCATCTTAAATTTAAATTACAGAAAACTTTTTGATGATAAAAAAGAGTTAAGCTTAAAATATGATAGCTTTATAGGAGAATTTAAAGGTTTAGATTTAAAAGCATTAGAAGAAAGAATAAGGGGAAAAATCAAGGATTTAAAAAATCAAGAAATCAGGTATGGTTATTCTTTAGTTGGACCCCAAAGGGATGATTTTAAATTCATTTTAAACGAAAAAGAAGCCAAGTCATATTCATCTCAAGGAGAAAAAAAATCTATTATTTTTTCCTTAAAACTTTCTGAAATAGATATGGTAATTAAAGAAAGAAGAGAATCACCTATTTTTTTAATAGATGATATATCTTCATATTTTGATTCTATAAGAAAAGATAATATTATTAAGTATTTAAAAAAAAGGGAAATACAAGTTTTTATTAGCTCTACAACAGATTTAAATATAGAATCTAAAAACTTTAGAATAGATAAAGGAGAGATTCAAGATGGGCATTATGAGTGTAAGTGA
- the yaaA gene encoding S4 domain-containing protein YaaA, with protein MTEIKISTEYIKLDQFLKFTGEIGTGGQAKELILDGQIKVNGEIEERRGKKLYPGDEIEFLGMKFVVR; from the coding sequence ATGACAGAAATAAAAATTTCAACAGAGTATATTAAGTTGGATCAGTTTCTTAAATTTACTGGTGAAATCGGAACTGGTGGGCAAGCAAAAGAACTGATTTTAGATGGTCAAATTAAAGTTAATGGCGAAATAGAAGAAAGACGTGGAAAAAAACTTTATCCAGGAGATGAGATTGAGTTTTTAGGAATGAAGTTTGTAGTAAGATAA
- a CDS encoding NupC/NupG family nucleoside CNT transporter, which translates to MTILRSIIGIFAILFLGYLLSYDRKNIKWRTILAGFALQFSFAFLVMKTSGGAYVLQAVSNGFNKVIAQANEGIQFVFGGLYSPGTNIAFVFAFNVLPLIIFFGALISVLYHLGVMQLVIKYIGGGISKLLGTKEAESVSAAANIFLGQTEAPLVIKPYIANLSKSQLFAVLTCGVASVSGSTLAAYAALGVPMKYLIAGSFMAAPSGLVFAKLIMPETQDEGDDEKIEFTKSDSVNVIEAAAKGTIDGMNIALIIGSILISFIALVSLVNMLLGGIGDWFGVQLTLQSILGYLFAPITYVMGIPWEEAVYTGSLLGQKMVLNEFVAYVDFTKNMAGLSEKTIAIMSFSLLGFANIASLGLQIGALGSIAPNRRSEIAQVGMRAVLAGFLASMLNGVIAGALL; encoded by the coding sequence GTGACTATACTGAGAAGTATAATCGGAATTTTTGCAATTTTATTTTTAGGTTATCTTCTATCGTATGATAGAAAAAACATCAAATGGAGAACTATCTTAGCAGGTTTTGCACTTCAATTCTCATTTGCATTTTTAGTTATGAAAACTTCGGGAGGAGCTTATGTTTTACAAGCTGTTTCTAATGGATTTAATAAAGTTATAGCTCAAGCCAATGAAGGAATACAGTTTGTTTTTGGTGGACTTTATTCTCCTGGAACTAACATTGCCTTTGTTTTTGCTTTTAATGTTTTACCACTTATCATTTTCTTTGGTGCACTAATTTCTGTTTTGTATCATTTAGGAGTTATGCAACTTGTTATCAAGTATATTGGTGGAGGTATATCTAAACTATTAGGTACTAAAGAAGCAGAATCTGTATCTGCTGCCGCTAATATATTTTTAGGACAAACAGAAGCACCTCTTGTTATAAAGCCGTATATTGCTAATTTAAGCAAATCACAACTTTTCGCTGTTTTAACTTGCGGAGTAGCATCTGTATCTGGATCAACTCTTGCAGCTTACGCAGCTTTAGGAGTTCCTATGAAGTACCTTATTGCTGGTTCTTTCATGGCTGCTCCAAGTGGACTTGTTTTCGCAAAGCTTATAATGCCTGAAACACAAGACGAAGGTGACGATGAGAAAATAGAATTCACTAAAAGTGATTCAGTTAACGTTATCGAAGCTGCTGCTAAAGGTACTATTGACGGTATGAATATCGCTCTTATAATAGGTTCTATTCTAATATCATTTATAGCTTTAGTTTCATTAGTTAATATGCTTTTAGGTGGTATTGGTGATTGGTTTGGAGTTCAATTAACTCTTCAATCTATATTAGGATATCTATTTGCACCAATAACTTATGTTATGGGTATTCCTTGGGAAGAAGCTGTTTATACAGGAAGTTTATTAGGACAAAAAATGGTTTTAAATGAATTTGTTGCATATGTTGATTTTACTAAAAATATGGCAGGTTTATCTGAAAAAACTATCGCTATTATGAGTTTTTCTCTTTTAGGTTTTGCCAATATTGCATCATTAGGTCTTCAAATTGGTGCTTTAGGATCAATCGCACCTAATAGAAGAAGTGAGATTGCTCAAGTTGGTATGAGAGCCGTTTTAGCTGGTTTCTTAGCTTCAATGTTAAATGGTGTTATTGCAGGAGCTCTTCTATAA
- the yfcC gene encoding putative basic amino acid antiporter YfcC — MKKKIRIPDTYVIIFFVVIFAALLTYLIPVGSFTMEKIQYATEAGMKTRTVPVPGSFKYALNSLGEPLTKGIPLFAAGGDMSVTNYIFEGLVSGDKWGTAVGIIAFILITGGAFGIILKTKAVEAGILNMIKKTKGSEALLIPLVFLLFSLGGAVFGMGEEAIPFAMILIPIVVGMGYDSITGIFMCYISTQIGFGTSWMNPFGVAIAQGVAGIPVLSGAMFRIFMWTFFTAFGMIYTMRYAKKVKANPESSISYETDKFFREEFKADEEEDLEFKFGHKLVFLTIFLGMSWIVWGVVFHGYYLPEIAAQFTIMGIVSGIIGVVFKLNNMNINDIATSFRKGAEDLIGAALVVGMAKGIVLVLGGIDAGTPTVLNTILNSVAGILGNLHASISAIAMYFFQSVFNFFVVSGSGQAALTMPIMAPLSDLVGVPRQVAVLAFQLGDGFTNMIVPTSGILMAILGIAKVEWGVWAKQQIKFQGILFVLGSIFVVAGVLMNFQ, encoded by the coding sequence ATGAAAAAAAAGATCAGAATACCTGATACATACGTCATCATCTTTTTTGTAGTAATTTTTGCAGCTCTTTTAACTTATTTAATCCCTGTTGGAAGTTTTACTATGGAAAAAATCCAATATGCTACTGAAGCCGGAATGAAAACAAGAACAGTTCCAGTTCCAGGAAGCTTTAAATATGCCTTAAACAGCTTAGGTGAACCTTTGACTAAAGGAATTCCTCTTTTTGCTGCCGGTGGCGATATGAGTGTTACTAACTATATTTTTGAAGGTCTAGTTAGTGGAGATAAATGGGGTACTGCTGTTGGTATAATCGCATTTATACTTATTACTGGTGGAGCATTTGGTATTATTTTAAAAACTAAAGCCGTTGAAGCTGGAATTCTTAATATGATAAAAAAGACTAAGGGTTCTGAAGCACTTTTAATTCCATTGGTTTTTCTTCTTTTCTCTTTAGGGGGAGCTGTGTTTGGAATGGGAGAAGAGGCTATTCCGTTCGCTATGATTCTTATTCCGATTGTAGTTGGAATGGGATATGATTCAATCACAGGAATTTTCATGTGTTATATATCTACACAGATAGGTTTTGGAACTTCGTGGATGAATCCTTTTGGAGTTGCCATTGCTCAAGGTGTTGCAGGTATCCCTGTACTTTCTGGAGCTATGTTTAGAATCTTTATGTGGACTTTCTTTACAGCTTTCGGTATGATCTATACAATGAGATATGCAAAAAAAGTTAAAGCAAATCCTGAAAGTTCAATCTCTTATGAAACTGATAAGTTTTTTAGAGAAGAATTTAAAGCTGATGAAGAAGAGGATTTAGAATTCAAATTTGGTCATAAACTTGTTTTTTTAACAATCTTCCTAGGAATGTCTTGGATAGTTTGGGGAGTTGTTTTCCACGGGTATTATTTACCTGAAATAGCAGCTCAATTCACAATTATGGGAATAGTATCAGGTATCATTGGAGTAGTCTTCAAGCTAAATAATATGAATATTAATGACATTGCGACTTCTTTTAGAAAGGGAGCAGAAGATCTTATAGGTGCTGCATTAGTTGTTGGTATGGCAAAAGGTATAGTTTTAGTTCTAGGTGGTATTGATGCTGGAACTCCAACGGTTTTAAATACAATACTTAACTCTGTTGCTGGAATTTTAGGTAATTTACATGCTTCTATCTCTGCTATAGCTATGTATTTCTTCCAATCAGTATTCAACTTCTTTGTTGTTTCTGGATCTGGGCAGGCCGCTCTTACAATGCCTATAATGGCACCTCTATCAGACTTAGTTGGAGTTCCTAGACAAGTTGCTGTTCTAGCTTTCCAATTAGGAGATGGATTTACTAATATGATCGTTCCTACATCTGGTATACTTATGGCTATACTTGGAATAGCAAAAGTTGAGTGGGGAGTTTGGGCTAAGCAACAAATAAAGTTCCAGGGAATTCTATTTGTATTAGGAAGTATCTTTGTTGTAGCTGGAGTTTTAATGAACTTTCAATAA
- a CDS encoding glycosyltransferase, producing the protein MEKKIHYIWLGKNSKPNLMDICINSWREKLPDYEIIEWNEENLDFYREIEKNIFLKECYKRELWAFLSDYFRIKVLYNEGGIYLDSDMQILKNLDIFLKDKVFLGLEDKKQVSAGIIGAEKGHEFIKKVLEFYEKDIWEINIYTIPAILEYVLKKNYNLSILDNEITTLTDGIKLYPYEYFYPYHFTEEFSYEKITKNTYGIHWWGKSWHSNKKKLYFLEFKTIKGYKKKLINLLIFLNILEPIRKFYEKFLKKY; encoded by the coding sequence ATGGAAAAAAAAATACATTATATATGGTTGGGAAAAAATTCTAAACCAAATTTAATGGATATTTGTATAAATTCTTGGAGAGAAAAACTTCCAGATTATGAAATTATAGAATGGAACGAAGAAAATTTAGACTTTTATAGAGAGATTGAGAAAAATATTTTTTTAAAAGAGTGCTATAAAAGAGAACTCTGGGCATTTCTTTCAGATTATTTTAGAATAAAAGTATTGTATAATGAGGGTGGAATTTATTTAGACTCAGATATGCAAATATTAAAAAATTTAGATATATTTTTAAAAGATAAAGTTTTTTTAGGGTTAGAAGATAAAAAACAAGTTAGTGCAGGAATAATAGGTGCAGAAAAAGGCCATGAATTCATAAAAAAAGTATTAGAGTTTTATGAAAAAGATATTTGGGAAATAAATATCTATACAATTCCTGCTATACTTGAGTATGTTTTAAAAAAGAATTATAATTTATCTATTTTAGATAATGAAATAACAACTTTAACTGACGGAATAAAATTATATCCTTATGAATATTTTTATCCATATCATTTTACAGAGGAGTTTTCTTATGAAAAAATAACAAAAAATACATATGGAATTCATTGGTGGGGGAAAAGTTGGCATAGTAATAAGAAAAAATTATACTTTTTAGAATTTAAAACAATAAAAGGATATAAGAAAAAATTAATAAATTTGTTAATTTTTTTAAATATTTTAGAACCGATTAGAAAATTTTATGAAAAATTTTTAAAAAAATATTAA